In one Vicia villosa cultivar HV-30 ecotype Madison, WI unplaced genomic scaffold, Vvil1.0 ctg.000987F_1_1, whole genome shotgun sequence genomic region, the following are encoded:
- the LOC131632697 gene encoding 1-aminocyclopropane-1-carboxylate oxidase homolog 12-like: MVEKKSNQLEEFTNFSSEKVVEAKAFDDSKEGVRGLVESGVSKIPRIFHTGKLDINENSVRDVKLSVPIIDLKDIYNNPARRVEVIGEIQSACQEWGFFQVINHGIPVIVLDEMIEGVRRFHEQDPDVRKEFYTRDSNKNVTYFSNLSPFSGQPTNWRDSFGFGVAPDPFKPEEIPLLCRDIVIEYSQKINDLGFTIFELLSEGLGLNPSYLKEFNCAEGHYILGHYYPPCPEPKLTLGASSHTDADFITLLLQDHIGGLQVLHEDKWLNVPPVHGALVVNIGDLLQLITNGRFVSVYHRVLAKDIGPRISVASFFVNSPDPIKGESKVYGPLKELTSKENPPIYKDITIKEFLNHYYAKGLDGNSSLEPFKL; the protein is encoded by the exons ATGGtggaaaaaaaatcaaaccaaTTAGAAGAGTTCACTAATTTTAGTTCGGAGAAAGTAGTTGAAGCGAAAGCTTTTGATGATTCAAAAGAAGGTGTTAGAGGTTTGGTGGAGTCTGGGGTGTCAAAGATCCCACGCATTTTTCATACAGGGAAGCTGGACATCAATGAAAACTCGGTTAGAGACGTCAAGTTGAGTGTTCCCATTATAGATCTCAAAGACATATACAACAATCCAGCTAGGCGGGTAGAGGTAATTGGTGAAATTCAAAGTGCATGCCAGGAATGGggattttttcaagtgattaatcATGGGATTCCCGTTATTGTCTTAGATGAAATGATTGAGGGAGTCCGTAGGTTTCACGAACAAGATCCTGATGTAAGGAAAGAGTTTTACACACGTGATTCAAATAAAAATGTTACGTATTTCTCAAACCTCTCCCCTTTTAGTGGCCAACCTACAAATTGGAGAGATTCATTTGGTTTTGGTGTTGCTCCTGATCCATTCAAACCAGAAGAAATACCATTATTATGCAG AGATATTGTGATTGAATATTCCCAAAAAATTAATGATTTGGGTTTCACTATCTTTGAGTTGTTGTCAGAGGGACTAGGACTCAACCCTTCTTACCTCAAAGAGTTTAATTGTGCTGAAGGACACTATATTTTGGGTCATTACTATCCACCATGTCCTGAACCTAAACTAACTTTGGGCGCTTCCAGTCACACTGATGCTGACTTCATCACATTACTTCTACAAGACCATATTGGTGGTCTTCAAGTTCTTCATGAGGATAAATGGCTCAATGTTCCTCCAGTTCATGGTGCTCTTGTTGTAAACATAGGGGATCTTCTACAA CTTATTACAAATGGCAGGTTTGTAAGTGTTTATCATCGAGTTTTAGCAAAGGACATAGGCCCAAGAATTTCTGTTGCAAGCTTCTTTGTGAATTCCCCTGACCCAATTAAAGGTGAATCAAAGGTTTATGGTCCTCTTAAGGAATTGACTTCAAAAGAAAACCCACCAATCTACAAAGATATTACTATAAAAGAATTTTTGAACCATTATTATGCAAAAGGCCTGGATGGAAATTCTTCCTTGGAGCCATTCAAGTTGTGA